One part of the Ziziphus jujuba cultivar Dongzao chromosome 2, ASM3175591v1 genome encodes these proteins:
- the LOC107417574 gene encoding U-box domain-containing protein 51 — translation MWNANESQRQTGGDATGIIAVAVNKDKGSQHALKWAVDNLAAVSNSRSNNSILKLVHVHQRSPSSDSAVRRNHNSRLNQREPDTNIMEILLPFRCFCTRRQVQFEIDILEDHDVAHALIEYVSYYGVETLLLGASSKTGLSRLFKTSEVASSVLKHTPDYCNVYVISKGKVNTQRNASRPIPPHHLAHQPETTDIASSTGVGLESNNYDEMSVPEILDMPLESSARPSTDSTCLSFYHSFESSSSATTAIPTFPSPPSNLLDINDTYSSSSNLELPSHHPNSESLPDFDSLRELTSLSSISLDQEGTSLVLSQKIDETEHKMKRLKMEVKQTMEMYHAACKEALQAKQKVMELQQWKMKEEKRLQEAQLAEETAMAVMEKEKAKCKAANEAAEASQRVAEREIQRRVEAESKALREAEEKCEVLDALSHSHMVLKYQSLYHILAVLFLFYFYFSIF, via the exons ATGTGGAATGCAAATGAAAGTCAGAGGCAAACAGGAGGAGATGCCACAGGGATAATAGCAGTTGCAGTGAACAAGGACAAAGGCAGCCAACATGCTTTGAAATGGGCTGTTGACAACCTTGCCGCTGTTTCCAATTCCAGATCCAATAATTCTATTCTCAAACTTGTCCATGTCCATCAAAGATCACCATCCTCTGATTCCGCCGTTCGAA gaaATCACAACAGCAGGTTGAACCAAAGGGAACCTGATACTAACATCATGGAAATTTTACTTCCCTTTCGATGCTTTTGTACCCGCAGACAA GTACAATTCGAGATTGATATACTTGAGGATCATGATGTAGCACACGCATTAATTGAATATGTCTCCTACTATGGAGTTGAGACGTTGCTATTAGGTGCTTCTTCAAAAACCGGCTTATCCAG GCTATTCAAGACTTCAGAAGTTGCAAGCAGTGTGCTAAAACATACACCTGACTACTGCAATGTGTATGTCATCTCCAAAGGAAAGGTCAATACTCAACGAAATGCTTCACGACCAATACCACCTCATCATTTGGCACACCAACCAGAAACTACTGACAT CGCATCATCTACTGGAGTTGGATTAGAAAGCAACAACTACGATGAGATGTCAGTACCTGAGATATTGGACATGCCTTTGGAAAGCTCTGCAAGGCCAAGCACCGATAGCACTTGCCTCTCTTTCTACCACAGTTTCGAGTCTTCCTCTTCTGCCACAACTGCTATTCCTACTTTTCCGTCTCCTCCCTCTAACTTATTGGACATTAATGAcacttattcttcttcttcaaacttAGAACTCCCATCCCACCATCCAAATTCTGAGAGCTTACCTGATTTTGATTCTCTTCGTGAGTTGACTTCCCTCTCATCCATATCACTTGACCAAGAAGGAACATCACTGGTTTTGTCACAGAAAATA GATGAAACAGAACATAAGATGAAAAGGCTTAAAATGGAGGTCAAGCAAACAATGGAAATGTATCATGCAGCCTGCAAAGAAGCACTGCAAGCAAAGCAGAaa GTAATGGAACTTCAACAATGGAAAATGAAAGAGGAGAAAAGACTACAAGAAGCACAACTGGCAGAGGAAACAGCAATGGCAGTTATGGAGAAAGAGAAAGCCAAGTGTAAAGCAGCAAATGAGGCTGCTGAAGCATCTCAAAGGGTTGCTGAGAGAGAGATTCAGAGGAGAGTTGAAGCAGAAAGTAAAGCATTAAGAGAGGCAGAGGAAAAGTGCGAGGTGTTGGATGCTTTATCCCATTCCCATATGGTTCTCAAATACCAAAGTTTATACCATATATTagcagttttatttttattctatttttacttttcaattttttga
- the LOC107408715 gene encoding U-box domain-containing protein 35: MARRNTEKREETVAVAIDKDKSSQYALKWTVDHLLSRGQALTLLHVKQKTSSIPSPMGSFVSMSDVSEDVARTYSKQIENQAKDLFLPFRCFCTRKDIKCNEIILEESEIAKSLINYVSANSIEILVLGAPSRGGIVRRFKTTDVPSSVSKAAPDFCTVYVISKGKIASVRSASSSAPSKASAPPRNIQHQASNISDGSDSTPSMRNNQFRERTQFTPRMMPDEMEIRSPFTRPKAATNRSYELSPDSDISFVSSGRPSVDRMFPSFYDSIDSGTPPRYSTGSDFDLRSFASSNKSIDISAAQLEFSSASCDSGKSWSSQNMDEVEAEMRRLRLELKQTMDMYSTACKEALTAKQKANELHRWKLEEQQKLEEARLSEEAALALAEKEKAKCKAAIEAAEAAQRIAELEAQKRMNAEMKAHREAEERKKAQGTGVHTDLRYRKYTIEEIEKATDDFTETRKIGEGGYGPVYRGELDHTAVAIKVLRPDAAQGRSQFQREVEVLSCIRHPNMVLLLGACPEFGCLVYEYMANGSLEDRLFRRGNSPVLSWQLRFRIAAEIGTGLLFLHQTKPEPIVHRDLKPGNILLDRNFVSKISDVGLARLVPPSVVDTVTQYRMTSTAGTFCYIDPEYQQTGMLGTKSDVYSLGIMLLQIITAKPPMGLTHHVERAIERGTFSEMLDPAVTDWPVEEALVFAKIALQCAELRRKDRPDLGKVVLPELNRLRVLAEESMSGSIMGYGSASSSSLSSPSATPLTSEAQLSQSGYDSSRSRSSTSSAGGRRNF, encoded by the exons ATGGCAAGGAGGAATACAGAAAAGAGGGAAGAGACCGTAGCAGTTGCCATTGACAAAGACAAAAGCAGCCAATATGCACTGAAATGGACAGTGGATCATCTTCTCTCCAGAGGCCAAGCTCTCACACTTCTCCATGTTAAacagaaaacatcttccatccCCAGCCCAA TGGGAAGCTTTGTTTCTATGTCTGATGTGAGTGAGGACGTCGCAAGAACCTACAGTAAACAAATAGAGAATCAGGCCAAGGATTTGTTCCTCCCATTTCGTTGCTTCTGTACAAGAAAAGAT ATCAAATGCAATGAAATCATATTGGAGGAATCAGAAATAgcaaaatcattaattaactATGTTTCTGCCAAttcaattgaaattttggtaCTTGGTGCCCCATCAAGAGGCGGGATTGTAAG GAGATTTAAAACAACAGACGTTCCAAGCAGTGTGTCCAAAGCAGCACCAGACTTCTGTACTGTCTACGTCATTTCTAAAGGCAAGATCGCTTCTGTTCGATCTGCCTCCTCTTCTGCACCCTCAAAAGCTTCTGCTCCTCCAAGGAATATACAGCATCAAGCCAGCAACATTTCCGATGGAAGTGACAGCACCCCTTCAATGCGCAACAATCAGTTCAGAG AGAGAACACAATTTACTCCTCGTATGATGCCAGACGAAATGGAAATCAG GTCACCATTCACAAGACCCAAAGCTGCAACGAATAGATCATATGAGCTCTCACCAGATAGTGACATATCGTTTGTGAGTAGTGGAAGGCCAAGTGTGGACCGCATGTTTCCCTCTTTCTACGATAGTATAGATTCAGGGACGCCTCCCCGTTATTCAACTGGCTCTGACTTTGACCTGAGAAGTTTTGCATCGTCTAACAAGTCTATTGACATTAGCGCTGCACAGTTGGAATTCTCATCAGCCTCATGTGATAGTGGAAAATCATGGTCATCTCAAAATATG GATGAAGTGGAAGCTGAGATGAGGAGACTAAGACTAGAGCTGAAGCAAACAATGGATATGTATAGTACAGCCTGCAAGGAAGCACTCACAGCCAAGCAGAAG GCAAATGAACTTCATCGCTGGAAGTTGGAAGAACAACAGAAATTAGAAGAGGCACGACTATCTGAAGAAGCTGCATTGGCACTTGCAGAGAAGGAGAAAGCAAAGTGCAAGGCAGCCATTGAAGCAGCCGAAGCAGCTCAAAGGATCGCTGAGCTGGAAGCACAAAAAAGAATGAATGCAGAAATGAAAGCCCATAGAGAAGCTGAAGAGAGGAAGAAAGCACAAGGCACTGGAGTCCACACAGATCTCAGGTATAGGAAATACACAATTGAGGAGATTGAGAAGGCAACAGACGATTTCACAGAAACTCGAAAGATTGGAGAAGGAGGTTATGGACCAGTATATAGAGGTGAACTGGATCACACTGCAGTTGCCATCAAAGTTCTACGTCCAGATGCAGCTCAAGGACGGTCCCAGTTTCAGCGTGAG GTTGAAGTACTAAGTTGCATACGACATCCCAACATGGTTCTACTTCTTGGAGCCTGTCCTGAATTTGGCTGCCTAGTTTATGAGTACATGGCTAACGGAAGCTTAGAAGACCGTCTCTTCCGACGAGGTAACAGCCCAGTTCTTTCTTGGCAGCTGAGATTTAGAATCGCTGCAGAAATTGGCACTGGCCTCCTATTCCTTCATCAAACCAAGCCAGAACCTATTGTACACCGTGATTTAAAACCTGGTAATATTTTGCTAGACCGCAACTTTGTCAGCAAGATTAGCGATGTAGGTTTGGCCAGGCTTGTTCCTCCATCGGTGGTTGACACAGTAACTCAGTATCGCATGACATCAACAGCTGGCACATTTTGCTATATCGACCCAGAATATCAGCAAACCGGCATGCTTGGAACAAAATCAGATGTTTACTCACTAGGCATCATGCTTCTACAAATAATAACAGCCAAGCCACCAATGGGTTTGACTCATCATGTTGAGAGAGCTATTGAGAGAGGTACTTTCAGTGAAATGCTTGACCCAGCTGTTACTGACTGGCCAGTTGAAGAGGCTTTAGTATTTGCCAAGATAGCTCTTCAATGCGCCGAACTGAGGCGAAAAGACAGACCTGATCTTGGAAAGGTTGTGCTGCCTGAGCTTAACAGGTTGAGAGTATTAGCAGAAGAAAGCATGTCAGGCAGCATCATGGGCTATGGTTCCGCATCCTCATCAAGTCTAAGCTCACCTTCTGCAACACCA CTGACAAGTGAGGCTCAACTATCACAATCCGGCTATGATAGCTCAAGAAGCCGTTCAAGCACATCATCAGCTGGGGGAAGAAGGAACTTCTAA
- the LOC107408716 gene encoding pentatricopeptide repeat-containing protein At3g42630 isoform X2 translates to MAQTLGLPQLTVSLPKPNSQNRLLARKIIRQWKKKGLGSDGKHKVVNFVPLVHSLSTQKLFAVADDVLLELQSQGFLSGHSTLSTLMLCFADNGFFPQAQSLWDQMLYSSSPPDIHTLSKLFHFYAKTGHFGKICEILAQLNSTSLHLLPEAYSLAVSCFGNWGQLELMESTVEEMVSKGFSVDSATSNAFVRYYSMYGSLREMETAYGRLKSSRHLIDKDGIRAMSLAYLKQRKLYTLGEFLRDVGLARTNVGNLLWNLLLLSYAANFKMKSLQREFLRMMESGFRPDLTTFNVRALAFSRMSLLWDLHLSLEHMNHEKVVPDLVTYGCVVDAYLDKRLGRNLDFALNKMNLDASPVLLTDPFVFEVLGKGDFHSSSEAFLEYKRQKKVSLDLMRMRNHSP, encoded by the exons ATGGCTCAAACTCTCGGCCTTCCTCAGCTTACGGTGTCTCTCCCCAAACCCAATTCGCAAAATCGACTTTTAGCTCGAAAG ATCATCAGGCAATGGAAGAAGAAAGGTCTTGGCTCTGATGGGAAACACAAAGTTGTAAACTTTGTTCCACTGGTTCACAGCTTGAGCACCCAAAAATTGTTTGCTGTAGCCGACGATGTCTTGCTTGAGTTACAGTCTCAGGGCTTTCTTTCTGGCCATTCAACCTTATCTACCCTAATGCTCTGCTTTGCTGATAATGGGTTTTTCCCCCAAGCCCAGTCACTTTGGGATCAAATGCTTTATAGCTCTTCTCCTCCTGATATTCATACCCTATCCAAACTCTTCCATTTTTATGCCAAGACTGGCCATTTTGGTAAAATATGCGAAATTCTAGCTCAGCTGAATTCCACAAGCTTACACCTTTTACCTGAGGCTTATTCTCTGGCTGTCTCTTGCTTTGGGAATTGGGGCCAGCTTGAGTTGATGGAAAGCACAGTTGAAGAAATGGTTTCGAAGGGTTTCTCCGTTGACTCTGCTACTTCCAATGCCTTTGTGCGGTACTACAGCATGTATGGTTCCCTGAGGGAGATGGAGACTGCTTATGGGCGGCTCAAGAGTTCCAGGCATTTAATAGACAAAGATGGGATCAGAGCAATGTCACTTGCCTACTTGAAGCAAAGGAAGCTTTACACATTGGGTGAGTTCCTGAGGGATGTGGGTCTTGCTAGAACAAATGTTGGAAACCTTTTGTGGAACCTTTTGTTGTTGTCTTATGCTGCCAACTTCAAGATGAAAAGCCTACAGAGAGAATTCCTGAGAATGATGGAATCTGGGTTCCGTCCGGATCTTACTACCTTCAATGTTCGAGCTCTGGCCTTTTCGAGAATGTCTTTGTTGTGGGATCTCCATCTTAGCCTGGAACACATGAATCACGAAAAAGTTGTTCCTGATCTTGTTACCTATGGCTGTGTTGTGGATGCATATTTGGATAAAAGACTTGGAAGAAATTTGGACTTTGCTCTCAATAAAATGAATTTGGATGCCTCTCCCGTACTACTCACCGATCCATTTGTGTTTGAAGTTTTGGGTAAGGGAGATTTCCACTCAAGTTCAGAGGCATTTTTGGAGTATAAGAGGCAGAAG AAGGTGAGCTTAGACTTGATGAGGATGCGGAACCATAGCCCATGA
- the LOC107408716 gene encoding pentatricopeptide repeat-containing protein At3g42630 isoform X1: MAQTLGLPQLTVSLPKPNSQNRLLARKIIRQWKKKGLGSDGKHKVVNFVPLVHSLSTQKLFAVADDVLLELQSQGFLSGHSTLSTLMLCFADNGFFPQAQSLWDQMLYSSSPPDIHTLSKLFHFYAKTGHFGKICEILAQLNSTSLHLLPEAYSLAVSCFGNWGQLELMESTVEEMVSKGFSVDSATSNAFVRYYSMYGSLREMETAYGRLKSSRHLIDKDGIRAMSLAYLKQRKLYTLGEFLRDVGLARTNVGNLLWNLLLLSYAANFKMKSLQREFLRMMESGFRPDLTTFNVRALAFSRMSLLWDLHLSLEHMNHEKVVPDLVTYGCVVDAYLDKRLGRNLDFALNKMNLDASPVLLTDPFVFEVLGKGDFHSSSEAFLEYKRQKVWTYRKLIAVYVKKQYRRNQIFWNY, translated from the exons ATGGCTCAAACTCTCGGCCTTCCTCAGCTTACGGTGTCTCTCCCCAAACCCAATTCGCAAAATCGACTTTTAGCTCGAAAG ATCATCAGGCAATGGAAGAAGAAAGGTCTTGGCTCTGATGGGAAACACAAAGTTGTAAACTTTGTTCCACTGGTTCACAGCTTGAGCACCCAAAAATTGTTTGCTGTAGCCGACGATGTCTTGCTTGAGTTACAGTCTCAGGGCTTTCTTTCTGGCCATTCAACCTTATCTACCCTAATGCTCTGCTTTGCTGATAATGGGTTTTTCCCCCAAGCCCAGTCACTTTGGGATCAAATGCTTTATAGCTCTTCTCCTCCTGATATTCATACCCTATCCAAACTCTTCCATTTTTATGCCAAGACTGGCCATTTTGGTAAAATATGCGAAATTCTAGCTCAGCTGAATTCCACAAGCTTACACCTTTTACCTGAGGCTTATTCTCTGGCTGTCTCTTGCTTTGGGAATTGGGGCCAGCTTGAGTTGATGGAAAGCACAGTTGAAGAAATGGTTTCGAAGGGTTTCTCCGTTGACTCTGCTACTTCCAATGCCTTTGTGCGGTACTACAGCATGTATGGTTCCCTGAGGGAGATGGAGACTGCTTATGGGCGGCTCAAGAGTTCCAGGCATTTAATAGACAAAGATGGGATCAGAGCAATGTCACTTGCCTACTTGAAGCAAAGGAAGCTTTACACATTGGGTGAGTTCCTGAGGGATGTGGGTCTTGCTAGAACAAATGTTGGAAACCTTTTGTGGAACCTTTTGTTGTTGTCTTATGCTGCCAACTTCAAGATGAAAAGCCTACAGAGAGAATTCCTGAGAATGATGGAATCTGGGTTCCGTCCGGATCTTACTACCTTCAATGTTCGAGCTCTGGCCTTTTCGAGAATGTCTTTGTTGTGGGATCTCCATCTTAGCCTGGAACACATGAATCACGAAAAAGTTGTTCCTGATCTTGTTACCTATGGCTGTGTTGTGGATGCATATTTGGATAAAAGACTTGGAAGAAATTTGGACTTTGCTCTCAATAAAATGAATTTGGATGCCTCTCCCGTACTACTCACCGATCCATTTGTGTTTGAAGTTTTGGGTAAGGGAGATTTCCACTCAAGTTCAGAGGCATTTTTGGAGTATAAGAGGCAGAAGGTGTGGACTTACAGGAAACTGATTGCAGTCTATGTGAAAAAGCAATATCGGAGGAATCAGATATTTTGGAATTACTGA
- the LOC125422335 gene encoding FCS-Like Zinc finger 14: MENLPVKKKPTINLSLFTTLSDSLSYDRQSYSAKSPRNFEGGVVGLGIVAAMTESCDTHEVFFSAAKLAVSPRSTPIPIVSAAKPAANFRGGLNSERIEKEEKEEEEEDEEVDESSESYTCVISHVGNNLIRKRVYFHDKLNAVDDDFDVCMVNPGVFSASPAVNVVGELGREFWAPDFLNSCFLCKKQLHGLDIFMYRGEKAFCSSECRDKHIRSEDCKEKCRSDALKPLDYSSSPCSSPMVFLAGVAAA, translated from the exons atggagaaTTTACCTGTAAAGAAGAAACCCACCATCAATCTTTCCCTCTTCACCACTTTGTCCGATTCCTTGTCTTACGATAGGCAATCGTATTCGGCAAAATCGCCAAGGAATTTCGAAGGTGGTGTGGTTGGACTCGGCATAGTGGCTGCTATGACGGAGTCCTGCGATACCCATGAAGTGTTTTTCTCGGCGGCCAAATTGGCGGTGTCGCCAAGATCGACCCCGATCCCTATAGTCTCTGCGGCAAAACCCGCCGCTAATTTCAGAGGTGGGTTAAATTCGGAGAGGATAGAGAAGGAGGAgaaagaggaggaggaagaggatGAGGAGGTGGATGAGTCGTCGGAGAGCTATACTTGTGTGATTTCTCACGTTGGGAACAATTTGATAAGGAAACGAGTCTACTTCCATGATAAGCTTAACGCGGTCGATGATGATTTTGATGTTTGCATGGTCAACCCTGGAGTGTTCTCTGCTTCACCGGCGGTCAATGTTGTTGGTGAATTGGGGAGGGAGTTTTGGGCACCTGATTTTCTCAATTCTTGCTTTCTTTGCAAGAAGCAGCTTCATGGACTGGACATCTTCATGTACAG GGGGGAAAAAGCATTTTGCAGTTCAGAGTGTAGAGACAAACACATTAGAAGTGAAGATTGCAAGGAGAAATGCAGATCTGACGCATTAAAACCACTTGATTACTCATCATCTCCATGCTCTAGTCCAATGGTGTTTCTAGCTGGGGTTGCTgctgcataa
- the LOC107417663 gene encoding biotin carboxylase 2, chloroplastic, with protein MDATMHMCKSATSPPGLFLWRSQGIRSSQCSFMVGSKVNFPRQRAQGVRVSYKSKKQGGALNVTCLEDKILVANRGEIAVRVIRTAHEMGIPCVAVYSTIDKDALHVKLADEAVCIGEAPSNQSYLVIPNVLSAAISRGCTMLHPGYGFLSENAVFVEMCREHGINFIGPNPESIRVMGDKSTARDTMKKAGVPTVPGSEGLLQSTEEAVKLANEIGFPVMIKATAGGGGRGMRLAKEPEEFVKLLQQAKSEAAAAFGNDGVYLEKYVQNPRHVEFQVLADKYGNVVHFGERDCSIQRRNQKLLEEAPSPALTPELRKAMGDAAVAAAASIGYVGVGTVEFLLDERGSFYFMEMNTRIQVEHPVTEMISSVDLIEEQIRVAMGEKLRYKQEDIVLRGHSIECRINAEDAFKGFRPGPGRITAYLPSGGPFVRMDSHVYPDYVVPPSYDSLLGKLIVWAPTREKAIDRMKRALDDTIITGVPTTIEYHKLILDIEDFRNGKVDTAFIPKHEDELVPPQGIVPASSAKELAKAAA; from the exons ATGGACGCCACAATGCACATGTGCAAATCTGCTACTTCGCCACCT GGATTGTTTTTGTGGAGAAGTCAAGGAATCAGGAGCTCTCAATGTAGCTTTATGGTGGGAAGTAAAGTGAACTTTCCCAGGCAAAGAGCTCAAGGTGTTAGAGTTAGTTATAAATCTAAGAAGCAAGGAGGAGCTCTCAATGTTACTTGTCTTGAGGATAAAATTCTGGTGGCAAATAGAGGAGAAATAGCTGTTCGCGTTATTAGAACTGCGCATGAGATGGGGATACCTTGTGTTGCTGTTTACTCCACCATAGATAAGGATGCCCTTCATGTGAAACTGGCTGATGAAGCGGTTTGCATTGGTGAAGCACCAAGCAATCAATC GTATTTAGTGATTCCAAATGTTCTATCTGCTGCCATCAGCCGTGGATGTACAATGCTGCATCCTGGATATGGTTTCCTTTCTGAGAATGCAGTATTTGTTGAAATGTGCAGAGAACATGGAATCAACTTTATTGGGCCTAAT CCTGAAAGTATCCGTGTAATGGGTGACAAATCAACTGCCAGAGACACGATGAAGAAAGCAGGTGTTCCAACTGTCCCAGGAAGTGAGGGATTACTTCAG AGCACAGAGGAAGCAGTTAAACTTGCAAACGAGATTGGATTTCCTGTAATGATCAAG GCAACAGCAGGTGGTGGAGGACGTGGTATGCGACTCGCTAAAGAACCTGAGGAGTTTGTAAAGTTGTTACAG CAAGCTAAGAGTGAGGCTGCAGCTGCATTCGGGAATGATGGAGTTTATTTGGAAAAGTACGTCCAAAACCCAAGGCACGTTGAATTCCAG GTTCTTGCAGATAAATATGGGAATGTGGTTCACTTTGGAGAACGTGATTGCAGCATTCAG agaAGGAACCAAAAGTTGCTGGAAGAAGCACCATCTCCGGCATTGACCCCGGAGTTGAGGAAAGCTATGGGGGATGCAGCAGTTGCAGCTGCAGCATCTATTGGGTATGTTGGGGTTGGAACGGTGGAGTTCCTTTTGGACGAAAGAGGGTCCTTCTACTTCATGGAAATGAACACTCGGATTCAG GTGGAGCATCCGGTGACAGAGATGATATCATCGGTGGACCTGATAGAGGAACAGATAAGAGTGGCGATGGGAGAAAAGCTTCGCTACAAACAGGAAGATATTGTGCTCCGAGGACATTCCATTGAATGCCGTATCAATGCCGAAGATGCTTTTAAAGGATTCCGACCTGGCCCAG GAAGAATAACAGCATACTTGCCATCTGGAGGTCCATTTGTTAGAATGGATAGCCATGTTTATCCTGATTATGTAGTTCCTCCAAGCTATGATTCCCTTCTTGGAAAG CTTATTGTATGGGCACCTACAAGGGAAAAGGCAATTGATCGCATGAAAAGGGCTCTTGATGACACCATTATTACAG GGGTTCCTACAACCATAGAATACCACAAACTCATCCTGGATATAGAG GATTTCAGGAATGGCAAGGTTGATACTGCATTTATTCCGAAACACGAGGACGAGTTAGTTCCG CCCCAGGGCATAGTGCCGGCAAGTTCAGCAAAAGAACTAGCTAAAGCTGCCGCTTAG
- the LOC107417662 gene encoding cytochrome P450 CYP73A100 encodes MVDLVKKSIFCTLFTIILVSFLKFFISHLPFSLPPIPLPTFLLPLLPFIFYFFHSIFNRSSNLPPGPFSIPILGNWLQVGNDLNHRLLASLAQTYGPVFLLKLGSKNLAVVSDPELASQVLHSQGVEFGSRPRNVVFDIFTGNGQDMVFTIYGDHWRKMRRIMTLPFFTNKVVHNYSDMWEEEMDLVVHDLKKDERVRTQGIVVRKRLQLMLYNIMYRMMFDTKFQSQEDPLFIDATRYNSERSRLAQSFEYNYGDFIPLLRPFLRGYLNKCRDLQTRRLAFFNNYFVEKRREIMGASGDKHKISCAIDHIIDAQMKGEISEENVLYIVENINVAAIETTLWSMEWAIAELVNHPTVQSKIREEISAVLKGEQVTESNLHELPYLQATVKETLRLHTPIPLLVPHMNLEEAKLGAFTIPKESKVVVNAWWLANNPAWWKNPEEFRPERFFEEEGGTEAVAGGKVDFRFLPFGMGRRSCPGIILALPILGLVIAKLVTSFEMKPPPGTQKIDVNEKGGQFSLHIANHSTVLFNPINP; translated from the exons ATGGTTGATCTTGTTAAAAAGTCTATATTCTGCACCCTTTTCACAATCATTCTTGTCTCATTCCTCAAATTCTTTATCTCACACCTTCCCTTTTCCCTCCCTCCAATTCCTTTACCAACTTTCCTCCTCCCCTTACttcctttcattttctatttcttccACTCCATCTTCAACCGTTCATCCAACCTTCCTCCTGGTCCATTTTCCATCCCTATCCTTGGAAACTGGCTCCAAGTTGGCAATGACCTCAACCATCGCTTACTTGCTTCCCTCGCACAAACTTATGGTCCTGTTTTCCTTCTGAAGCTTGGCTCAAAGAACTTGGCTGTTGTGTCTGACCCTGAGCTCGCCAGCCAGGTCCTCCACTCTCAAGGTGTGGAATTCGGCTCTCGCCCTCGAAACGTTGTGTTTGACATATTCACCGGCAATGGACAGGATATGGTCTTCACCATCTACGGTGATCACTGGCGCAAAATGCGTAGAATCATGACACTGCCATTTTTCACGAATAAAGTCGTTCATAACTATAGTGATATGTGGGAGGAGGAAATGGACTTGGTCGTTCATGACCTTAAAAAAGATGAGAGAGTCAGAACCCAAGGGATTGTTGTCAGGAAGCGCTTGCAGTTGATGCTGTACAATATCATGTACAGAATGATGTTCGACACCAAGTTTCAATCACAGGAGGACCCTTTGTTCATCGATGCTACACGCTATAACTCTGAAAGAAGCCGGTTAGCTCAGAGCTTTGAGTATAACTATGGAGATTTCATTCCATTGCTTAGACCATTCTTAAGGGGATACTTGAACAAATGCAGAGACTTGCAGACTAGGAGGCTTGCTTTTTTCAACAACTACTTTGTTGAGAAAAGAAg AGAAATTATGGGTGCCAGTGGAGACAAGCACAAGATAAGCTGTGCCATTGACCACATTATAGATGCACAAATGAAAGGAGAAATCAGTGAAGAAAACGTATTATACATTGTGGAGAACATCAATGTAGCAGCAATAGAGACAACCTTATGGTCCATGGAATGGGCAATAGCCGAGCTGGTCAATCATCCAACAGTCCAAAGCAAAATCCGAGAAGAAATCTCAGCCGTCCTTAAAGGAGAACAAGTAACAGAGTCAAACCTGCATGAATTGCCATACCTACAAGCAACAGTAAAAGAGACATTAAGGCTACACACCCCCATACCTTTATTGGTACCCCATATGAACCTTGAAGAAGCAAAGCTAGGAGCTTTCACAATTCCTAAAGAATCGAAGGTGGTGGTGAACGCCTGGTGGCTGGCAAACAACCCAGCATGGTGGAAAAACCCAGAGGAGTTCCGGCCGGAGAGGTTCTTCGAAGAAGAAGGTGGCACAGAAGCTGTGGCAGGAGGGAAAGTTGATTTCCGTTTCTTACCATTTGGCATGGGTAGGAGGAGCTGCCCTGGGATAATACTTGCTCTGCCGATATTGGGGCTAGTCATTGCAAAACTGGTAACAAGTTTTGAAATGAAACCTCCTCCTGGGACTCAGAAAATTGATGTGAATGAAAAAGGAGGGCAGTTCAGCTTGCACATAGCCAACCATTCCACAGTTTTGTTCAATCCAATCAACCCATGA